The genomic interval CGCCGACAATCGCGCGACGTTCGCAACCGGATTCAAACTGCCGATGCCGACGCTCGGTCTCGGCGGCGGCGGCTCGCGCGGCCGCGGCGAACTGGTCATCGAATCGCTAAGACGCGTAGCCCTGAAATCCGAAGGCGGCTCGATCCCAGACTGCGGCCACTTCATCCCCGAAGAAAAACCCCAGGAGCTGGCCGACCGGCTCCGCGCGTTTTTGAAGTGATGAACAGCTATGTAGTGATCAATTTTTCGTAAAACCGCCGAAGAGCCGAACTAGAAGTCGATGAGTCGCCGCTTGTTGTGGCGCATTTAGCGCGCTCGGGCGCGCACTCAATCAAATGCTCAATGGACGGCTCACCGACTGTCCGACCTCACTGGCTGCAACGCACGGCACGGACGGCGAAGTTCGAGGTCTTAAATCCTTGAGCGAGACCAGGAAAGTTGAGCCCGCGGCTGAGCTCGAAGTGCACGTCCCACACGAAAGAGTTCTCGTCTTCAACGGTAGTTCCCGACCAATAAGCACGGCGCTGCGTGGGTCCGAACGTGGGATCGATGCACGTGCCTCCAGGACCACATCCGGGCGCAGTCTTATCGATAATCCCCTGGAGCTCCACGCTTGTCGGTAAGCGCCAATCGCAGTAGTTCGCAAAGCAACCAGTGATGCTGCTGCCATCACTGGATTGGTTGAAGTCGAGGGTTCCCAAAAAATTCGCGAATACCGTCCCGTCCGGGTCTGTGCTCAGGAGGCCTGACCACGAGTAATTGTTGTTGACATCGTGAATGTTCGGGGTTTTAGGCTTGACGCCCACTACTCCGGTCTTCTGCTCCCACATCAGACCGGTCTGATTGTCGGTGACCGTACCGTTTCCGTTGTCCTGGAAGCGCGGCCCTACGAGCGGCCCTGCGGGCGGGGGGCACATCGGAGGCGGTTCTATCTGGGCGTATCCCGCTGCGGCCCACAGCAATGCAGCGCACACTGCGATGAGCGTCAGACTGGTTTTTCTCATGACTCTTCTCCCGCGCAAATGCTCTGCGGACAACTCACCGAATTTCCTACTTCACCGCGCCGCAGCGCACCGCTCGGACGTAGAAGGAGGCGTTCTTATCGTTGCGCTCGGTATCGCCGACGCCGAAATCCACGCCCCACGCGTCGCTCAAACCGTTCGCGAAGGTAGAGCTCGACCAGTAAAAGCGGCGCTGCGTTGGCCCGAATGTGCCGTCGATGCATGCGCTATTGGCGCCACAGCCAGACGCGTTATTGTCGACGATAGCTTGGAGTTCCACGATCGTCGGCAAGCGCCAATCGCAGTAATTCGCAAAGCAACCCGTGCTGGTATGGCCGTTATTGGATTGGCCGTAGTTGAGGGTTCCAACAAAACTCCCGAAAGCCGTACCGCCTGGATTGGTGCTCGGGGCGCGAGACCAACTGTATCTGTTGTTGGCATCGTGTACGTTCGGGGTTCGAGGTATGACTCCTGGTACTCCCGTCTTCTTCTCCCACATCAAACCGGTCTGATTGTCGGTGATAGTGCCATTGCCATTATCCTGGTAGCGCGGCCCTACGAGCGGCCCGGATGGCTGAGGGCACGTAAGCGACGAATCGGTCTGGGCGTGTACTGCACCCACCCAGAGCAACGCCGCGCATAAGGCGATAAACGTCAGACTGGTCTTTGTCATTGCACTTCCAAATTGGCGCCAAATGTTTGTCTACGCATGGCAAAGCTAACAGGTCGAGTCGAGAGAGACTATCTCTGCCGATGAGCTGAATTGATTGAGCAAGCTAACTCCAGACACCAACCGGAGATCCGCATGCTTTCTCAGCCACACCTTTACGACGCCCGCTTATTGGCCTTCCGCAGCCTCATTCAGGCATTTTTCCCAAACGTTGATATATGCTTCGGCGGAATGGAACAGGGGTTCGAGCGCCGCGTCACTCAAGCCAATGACCTTGAGATCGGCGACCAAGTCCGGGAGCAAACCGATATGCGCCAGGCCGTCAACGTTGAAGTCAAAAGCCTTGGTGCCGGTTACCTGTTTATCAAAGGTGCCAAAGCCAGCAATGGTGAAGGGATAGGAGAGCCTACTACTATCTCGCCACTGCAGAAGTTGCTCATTTGTGTTGTTGCCGCACGAGTGATCGCCAAAGCGCGGTCCGACGTGGCCGGCAACTCCATTAAAATCGCTGCCAAAAGCTACAGGGCCGCCCATGACATCCACGGCATACCTATATGCTTGCGCCCAGGTCTTTGAGGAGTGGAGACAATTGTCCGGCACGCGGCTCGATGGGTAGCCAACCTCAACCTGCTCGTCTTTTCTGTCCGTGTCCTGAACATCATCTTTGAGCATGACCGCGACCATGCCGCCGAGCTTCCTGATCCTGTCCAACTGAGCACGCGTCCGCATGCGCTCGTGCCGGCCCCCATTGCCCGAGTAGTGCTGATGGTAAAGATCGAAGTAAAGAGTATGGCTGGCTACTATCGGATAGTTTTGCTGCTCCGCCCAGCTCAGCGTGTTCTCGATCGACTTACTCGACATGTGGTCAATATCGATAATCATTCCCTTGCTTTTTAACGCGTCGAACAAAGTCCCCGAGAGGGGAAGTAATCCATTCTTGTTACAACTGGGAAGGCCAGGTGGATAAAATGGTACATCGGCTATTTTACCGGCAAAGCCTATGGCATAAAGCGCTTGCATGACGGTGCGGTCGAGCCAGAAGCCATAGCCCGAATTGCCACAGTCCATGGTTTGCCACCAGCTTCCAACCGCAGCGCCTTGCCCCACTCCGATCGCATCCTGCCACGTCGCGGCAGCGCCGAAACCATTATCGAAATTGTGCACCGGAAATACGGCACGAACACCCTTGGCGTAATATTTGTCCACCGCGGCGATTACAGACGCATTAGTGCAGGGCCCGTTGAGCGAACAGCCGAATAGTTTGTCGACTTCGATACCCAGCACGACCGCCAGTTTCCCTGCACGAATCACTGCGCGCGCTTGGTCGGGAGTTGTGACGATCCGGAACCATCCCTGTCCCGGCCCGCCGCTTTGTTGGTCAAGGAAGGCTTCGAATTGATAAGCGGCCTGGAGTTGCGCTTCCACGGGAGGTAGGGGCAACTGCGGCGCCGTTTCCCCCGCCTTGAGCTGAAAGTGATCATCATAGAGATCCATTTCATTGAGGCGATCCGGCGGCAGCATCGAGACCGAGCAATCAATGCCCCTGAGGTGCTTGTTGCTCAGACACAAGGCCTCGTTCGTGACGGCCTGCATGACCATCAACCGCAGCCCTCCTTGCCAGGCCCGCTCCAGCCATTTGTAGTAAACCTGTTGATGGACGGTGGTGGTCCACGTCGGCCAGCCATTGAAGAGAGGTACACCCAGATTGGAGCCTGGTCTGTCCTCGGTGCCGAATCCCACGGGATCATCGAGCGGCGTATGGTCGCCGTGGAAGAGTTTCGATCCGCAGTTCGGAAGAAACTTTGGGCAAAACGGAAGGCTCACTTCCGGGTTATGCAGTTCGGTACCATCTTTTTGAACCAGATCGAGATTGGTGCCGTAGTCCTGCTTGAGTGCTTGATTAATCCCTCCCTGCGCATCGTAGGCCTCGCCGACAACGACCCCACCGCCATGCCCGAGGTTCGCAAACATATGGACATGGATGTCCGCATAACCCCGCAACGGATCATCCTGCGGAGGGGAGTCCGCGGGAGTTCCGTTGGTGCTCGGTTCGTCGATGCTGGCGAACGGAAGTTGGGCACAGGTTCCTGATGAGGAAGCCAGCGGTATATCGATCCCCGCGCCACAGGTGCAATCGCCCGTGCAGCCAGGGATTTCGCTCAAACCAGCATCACACGGGGAGCCGCGTTCCAGGACACAGCACGCCCGTTGCCCCACGCCACCGCAAGGAGTGGCTTTTATACAAGAGGTGATAGAGCTGAGAAGTCCGCCAGGATTGAGCCCACCACAGAGGCAGTTCTCTGGACAACCGGCTACTTGGGTCAGGCCAAGCTGGCAAGCAGGGCCCTCGAGATCGACACAGCAGGCGCGTTGTCCCACGCCTCCGCACGGAGCCGGTAGCACACAATGATTTGTGGCGTAGATGGGAAACCCCAAAACACGGCCACATAAGCAAGCGTCGGTGGATCCTGCGTCGCACCCAGCAACCTCAATCAAGCCGCGCCCACACGCCCGACCTTCCTGAATGCAGCACGCGCGCTGCCCGTTGCCCCCGCATTGCGCTGCCGCAGATGCCACATGCAGAGCAGCGAAGAGGACCAGCCACACAAAAATGCTCGCAAGCAGAGCATGTATGGACAGACGATCCTTTGAATTCCGTGGGCAGAGTTCCGCACGGGTTGCCTCCATTCCCCTCTTCTCCGACTTCTTGCGCTTCATTTTGCGCAATCGCACTCAGTTCGAAACACCTTAAGAAATAAGCGAAAGACTGCGGAAGTACAATAAAGTTTCAGATGCGGGAGTGCGAGACGTTTGACCGCGTCAGGATCTGTTAAGCCCTATTAAGATGGAACCTTGAAGGCGGCGTCGTGGAGAAGCCTGGACATCCATCGCAGCTAAGGGAACCGTCGAACGACCGGGAGTAATGCTTTTCGATCCGAGCCCAGAAGTGCGGTGAAGCGAGCGGCGCTGCCGTCGTCGACACGGAAGTGAGAAAAAGCGGCGAGCCTCAACGAGGCTCGCCGCTTTCTGCGAGTGAGTAATCATTTCGCGGCGGGGGCCGAGAAATATGGTTGCTATTCGACTAGTTCAGGCGCCACAGGGAGCGGGCGGCTTCGGCCGAGCGCTCTACCATCTTCTTGCCGAACTCCTGCTGGGCGGCGAAGATCGGCGCGAGCGGGGTTTCCTTGGCCCACGCCGTGGCCGAGGCCTGGAAGTCCAGCAACTGGTGCGCGATCTTCTCGTTGGTGTCGATATACCAGGCGGCAAACTTCTTCGCGCCCTCTACCGTGAAGAACTTCTCCGACATCTCACTCATGCTTTCAAACATGCTTGCCTTTTCCGACATCACTTTCCCTCCGGATTTCTTATGGCCCGCGCGCCGCTTGCCTGCGTGCCCGTTATTGCCGGTTTCGCCCGGCGGCGGCTGTCGCGGATGCGACCGACTGTGTTGATTAGCCATTCTTTATAAATCACGCGCGGATAGCCAGTTGGCAATCTGCGGCCAAAGCCGTTTTAACGAATCGGAACTAATCGCCGCGCCCATGTGCCCGGTCGGAAAATGCAGATCCGACTTGTCGGCGCTGCCGACCTTGTCGAGCAGCGGCTCGCTCGCGCGGGGATTGACGATATCGTCGTGGTCGCCAATCACGTTGAGAATCGGGCAAACGATCTTGCTCAGGTCGACGGTCGCGCCGCCGAGCTTCATCATCCCGTTCATCAGCGAATTGGTCTTCGTCATCTCGACGCTCTCGACGAAGATCTTCCCTGCCATCGGCACGTCGCTATGCAGCCAGCGCTCGAAGAGGCGGAAGGTGTCGATGTACCCCGGCCGCGACGACTGGCGATAAGCGCCGACGAACTTGTCGAGCGCGTGATGCGCGGGCGCCAGCGTGTTGAAGAACGAGTTCATCATGTTGGCCGGCAGATTGCCGTAGATCGACGCGATCGCCTCAGCACTCGCCTGGCTCATCGTGGCGCTCAGATGCTCAATCGGCAGATCGCGCTTGCTCGAGTCGAACGGGATCGTGAGCGAAATCAGGTTGCTCACCGTGTTCGGATGGAGCGCAGCGTACATCACGGAAAGCAACGCGCCGAAGCAGTAGCCGAGGATCGAGATGCGCTCGATGCCGCTGTGGATCTGGATCGCGCGCACGGCATTGCGGATATCGATATTCACGTAGGCATCGAACCCGCGCCATTTGTCGGACTGCCGCGGCGGAATCCAATCGATCAGATAAACGTCGAAGCCCTGGTTAACCAGAAACTCGACGACGCTCCTGCCCTTCTGCAAATCGAGGATGAAGGGCCGCTTGATGAGGGAGTACACGAGCAGGATCGGCGTGCGGCGCGCCGTGCCGCGCGCTTCGTAGCAGCGCAGGCGCACGAGGCCTGACTCGAAGATCACGCGCGAGGGCGTCGCGGGCTCGGGATCGTCCATCGGGATGCCGAAGCCGGCGCGCACCGCGTCGAGCGTGCGCATCGCACCTTCCATCCAGAATGAGGCGACAGCGCTAATTGCGGACATCGTTCAGAGCCTCCGGAATCGGCCATCCCGCCCACACCGAAACCTGGTTAACGCCGACGCTGGTCGCGGGGATGATCGGCGACGTGATGTGCTCGCGAGTCGGGCGGCGAATCTCGACCTGGCGAGAGGCCTGCTCCGCCGCGCGAGCTGCTGAGAGCTCCTCGCGCAGCGAGCGGATATCCTCGCGCACCGCTTCGACCTCGTTGGCGGTCGGCAGTCCCACCGTCGGCCACAGCGACGAAAAGAACGCGCCCGCGACCGCATTGGAGAAGCGCTGCCATCGCACGAAAGTGTCCAGCGAGCGACCCGCGACCTCGCCGAAGCGCGGATTCGTATAGAGCTGCTTGGTCGCTTCGTTCGCCACATCGACCAGGGCGTCGTAGGCTTTCCATCCCGCCTCGTACATCTGGCGCTCATCGGCCTGCGACACCAAACGCTTGGCCGCAGTCACGGGCAGCTCCAGGGCGGCCTCGGCAAACTTGACGAGCGCGGAAGCGACTGGCGAGGTCTCGACAGCAGGAGCGCCTTTGATCGGAGTTCCGTTTGAAACCTGGTTAGCCACTTCAATTACCTCCGAAAGAACCTTGTTGAACAGTTGTTGAATCGACCTCACTAAAGAAACAGTAATGCACGGGCTAGGGCAAGCATTAGTGTTACTTACACTTGTCGCGGCGGTGACAATTCAGGCAATACGGCTTAAAGAGTTGCAGAATCGGTCACCTTGGCGACATCAGCGCCGACTATGCTAGGTAGGGATCATGGGCGTCGGATTGGCAATCGATCCTCGTATCCTTAGCAGGCTACGGACGCTTTCCTGGCTCAATCAGGAGCAGATAAACAGATTGGCCGCGGAAGCCGCACTTATCCGAGCTATGCGTGGCAATTCTATCTTTGCCGAGGGCGACGAATCGACGCGTATCTATATTCTGCTCTCCGGCGCTGCG from Candidatus Binataceae bacterium carries:
- a CDS encoding DUF1566 domain-containing protein, whose product is MTKTSLTFIALCAALLWVGAVHAQTDSSLTCPQPSGPLVGPRYQDNGNGTITDNQTGLMWEKKTGVPGVIPRTPNVHDANNRYSWSRAPSTNPGGTAFGSFVGTLNYGQSNNGHTSTGCFANYCDWRLPTIVELQAIVDNNASGCGANSACIDGTFGPTQRRFYWSSSTFANGLSDAWGVDFGVGDTERNDKNASFYVRAVRCGAVK
- a CDS encoding DUF1566 domain-containing protein; the encoded protein is MRKTSLTLIAVCAALLWAAAGYAQIEPPPMCPPPAGPLVGPRFQDNGNGTVTDNQTGLMWEQKTGVVGVKPKTPNIHDVNNNYSWSGLLSTDPDGTVFANFLGTLDFNQSSDGSSITGCFANYCDWRLPTSVELQGIIDKTAPGCGPGGTCIDPTFGPTQRRAYWSGTTVEDENSFVWDVHFELSRGLNFPGLAQGFKTSNFAVRAVRCSQ
- a CDS encoding membrane dipeptidase codes for the protein MSEIPGCTGDCTCGAGIDIPLASSSGTCAQLPFASIDEPSTNGTPADSPPQDDPLRGYADIHVHMFANLGHGGGVVVGEAYDAQGGINQALKQDYGTNLDLVQKDGTELHNPEVSLPFCPKFLPNCGSKLFHGDHTPLDDPVGFGTEDRPGSNLGVPLFNGWPTWTTTVHQQVYYKWLERAWQGGLRLMVMQAVTNEALCLSNKHLRGIDCSVSMLPPDRLNEMDLYDDHFQLKAGETAPQLPLPPVEAQLQAAYQFEAFLDQQSGGPGQGWFRIVTTPDQARAVIRAGKLAVVLGIEVDKLFGCSLNGPCTNASVIAAVDKYYAKGVRAVFPVHNFDNGFGAAATWQDAIGVGQGAAVGSWWQTMDCGNSGYGFWLDRTVMQALYAIGFAGKIADVPFYPPGLPSCNKNGLLPLSGTLFDALKSKGMIIDIDHMSSKSIENTLSWAEQQNYPIVASHTLYFDLYHQHYSGNGGRHERMRTRAQLDRIRKLGGMVAVMLKDDVQDTDRKDEQVEVGYPSSRVPDNCLHSSKTWAQAYRYAVDVMGGPVAFGSDFNGVAGHVGPRFGDHSCGNNTNEQLLQWRDSSRLSYPFTIAGFGTFDKQVTGTKAFDFNVDGLAHIGLLPDLVADLKVIGLSDAALEPLFHSAEAYINVWEKCLNEAAEGQ
- a CDS encoding alpha/beta fold hydrolase — translated: MSAISAVASFWMEGAMRTLDAVRAGFGIPMDDPEPATPSRVIFESGLVRLRCYEARGTARRTPILLVYSLIKRPFILDLQKGRSVVEFLVNQGFDVYLIDWIPPRQSDKWRGFDAYVNIDIRNAVRAIQIHSGIERISILGYCFGALLSVMYAALHPNTVSNLISLTIPFDSSKRDLPIEHLSATMSQASAEAIASIYGNLPANMMNSFFNTLAPAHHALDKFVGAYRQSSRPGYIDTFRLFERWLHSDVPMAGKIFVESVEMTKTNSLMNGMMKLGGATVDLSKIVCPILNVIGDHDDIVNPRASEPLLDKVGSADKSDLHFPTGHMGAAISSDSLKRLWPQIANWLSARDL